One genomic segment of Stigmatopora argus isolate UIUO_Sarg chromosome 1, RoL_Sarg_1.0, whole genome shotgun sequence includes these proteins:
- the mdh1b gene encoding putative malate dehydrogenase 1B isoform X1 has translation MAKFVLAGKTDCPYYAKAELLADRLQRSLPDFRIHKISILPDQWQDWLADTCQKNGWNHDESPLLWRELVHQGGKGVFLGGFCDFLEHCQNYYNITSDMSEELMRRIAEENLVTKLELIMEEKHRASLVQPLHLWIGSALNTTCNMLLPSLLSAEVLSQASAISLHLLDLEGNEEELQSLKMETEDLALPLVHQVTVHTDLHDAFQNAEIILLLDERRPEGDGAPDPEAIRATVDLYAEYGRLIGSGAAENVKVVVSGGPLVNLRCSVLLRASSLDAGRFAAVATQLENRARAAIADKLGVRTSEVKDVIVWGDIGDGFYVDLQRAMVFNYDGPTKGPPFFSQPVLDIVYEREWLDKDYQELVRGREAAVVSKTGHGADMSTANGILTLLKAWNGAAEPATQMFSVGILCTELYELDCDAVLSAPVSLKGGRWTATPGLALPEHLRSQLQLSAARLRDKISGENTVAPPTDDAVAPPTDDVVAPPAEDIAAAQNQEISI, from the exons GAAAAACCGACTGCCCGTATTACGCCAAAGCGGAACTTCTAGCCGACAGACTCCAACGTTCTCTCCCCGATTTCCGGATCCACAAGATCTCCATCCTCCCGGACCAATGGCAG GATTGGCTAGCGGACACCTGCCAAAAAAACGGCTGGAATCACGACGAGTCCCCTCTGCTGTGGCGAGAACTGGTCCACCAGGGAGGCAAGGGGGTCTTCTTGGGGGGCTTCTGCGACTTTTTAGAACACTGTCAGAACTATTACAACATCACGTCGGACATGTCGGAGGAATTGATGCGGAGGATCGCCGAGGAAAACCTGGTCACCAAACTGGAACTCATTATGGAGGAGAAACATCGGGCCAGTCTGGTCCAACCCCTTCACCTGTGGATCGGCAG CGCCTTAAATACGACGTGCAACATGCTGCTCCCGAGTCTTCTGTCCGCCGAGGTCTTGTCCCAAGCCTCGGCCATCAGCCTCCATCTTCTGGACCTGGAGGGCAACGAGGAAGAACTGCAGTCCCTGAAGATGGAAACGGAAGATCTGGCCTTGCCTCTGGTGCATCAG GTGACCGTTCACACGGACCTCCACGACGCCTTCCAGAACGCCGAGATCATCCTCCTGCTGGACGAGCGCCGGCCCGAGGGCGACGGGGCGCCGGACCCCGAGGCCATCCGAGCCACGGTGGACCTGTACGCCGAGTACGGCCGTCTGATCGGCTCCGGCGCCGCCGAGAACGTGAAGGTGGTGGTCTCCGGTGGCCCGCTGGTCAACCTCCGTTGCTCGGTCCTGCTCCGGGCGTCCTCCCTGGACGCCGGTCGCTTCGCCGCCGTGGCCACGCAGCTGGAGAACCGGGCCAGGGCCGCCATCGCCGACAAGCTCGGCGTCAGGACCTCGG AGGTGAAAGACGTGATCGTGTGGGGGGACATCGGAGACGGGTTCTACGTGGACCTGCAGAGGGCCATGGTTTTTAACTACGACGGGCCCACCAAAGGACCGCCCTTCTTTTCACAGCCGGTGCTGGACATCGTCTACGAAAG GGAATGGCTGGACAAGGACTACCAAGAACTGGTGCGCGGTCGGGAGGCGGCCGTGGTGTCAAAGACGGGGCACGGCGCGGACATGTCCACGGCCAACGGGATCCTGACCCTCCTGAAGGCCTGGAACGGAGCCGCCGAGCCCGCCACGCAAATGTTCTCCGTGGGGATCTTGTGCACGG AGCTTTATGAGCTGGACTGCGACGCCGTCCTCTCGGCGCCGGTGTCCCTGAAGGGCGGCCGCTGGACGGCGACGCCCGGTCTGGCCCTGCCGGAGCACCTGAGAAGCCAACTCCAGCTGTCCGCCGCCCGACTTCG GGACAAGATTTCCGGCGAGAACACTGTGGCTCCGCCCACCGACGACGCCGTGGCCCCGCCCACCGACGACGTCGTGGCTCCGCCCGCCGAGGACATCGCAGCTGCTCAAAATCAAGAGATTAGCATTTAG
- the mdh1b gene encoding putative malate dehydrogenase 1B isoform X2, with protein sequence MSEELMRRIAEENLVTKLELIMEEKHRASLVQPLHLWIGSALNTTCNMLLPSLLSAEVLSQASAISLHLLDLEGNEEELQSLKMETEDLALPLVHQVTVHTDLHDAFQNAEIILLLDERRPEGDGAPDPEAIRATVDLYAEYGRLIGSGAAENVKVVVSGGPLVNLRCSVLLRASSLDAGRFAAVATQLENRARAAIADKLGVRTSEVKDVIVWGDIGDGFYVDLQRAMVFNYDGPTKGPPFFSQPVLDIVYEREWLDKDYQELVRGREAAVVSKTGHGADMSTANGILTLLKAWNGAAEPATQMFSVGILCTELYELDCDAVLSAPVSLKGGRWTATPGLALPEHLRSQLQLSAARLRDKISGENTVAPPTDDAVAPPTDDVVAPPAEDIAAAQNQEISI encoded by the exons ATGTCGGAGGAATTGATGCGGAGGATCGCCGAGGAAAACCTGGTCACCAAACTGGAACTCATTATGGAGGAGAAACATCGGGCCAGTCTGGTCCAACCCCTTCACCTGTGGATCGGCAG CGCCTTAAATACGACGTGCAACATGCTGCTCCCGAGTCTTCTGTCCGCCGAGGTCTTGTCCCAAGCCTCGGCCATCAGCCTCCATCTTCTGGACCTGGAGGGCAACGAGGAAGAACTGCAGTCCCTGAAGATGGAAACGGAAGATCTGGCCTTGCCTCTGGTGCATCAG GTGACCGTTCACACGGACCTCCACGACGCCTTCCAGAACGCCGAGATCATCCTCCTGCTGGACGAGCGCCGGCCCGAGGGCGACGGGGCGCCGGACCCCGAGGCCATCCGAGCCACGGTGGACCTGTACGCCGAGTACGGCCGTCTGATCGGCTCCGGCGCCGCCGAGAACGTGAAGGTGGTGGTCTCCGGTGGCCCGCTGGTCAACCTCCGTTGCTCGGTCCTGCTCCGGGCGTCCTCCCTGGACGCCGGTCGCTTCGCCGCCGTGGCCACGCAGCTGGAGAACCGGGCCAGGGCCGCCATCGCCGACAAGCTCGGCGTCAGGACCTCGG AGGTGAAAGACGTGATCGTGTGGGGGGACATCGGAGACGGGTTCTACGTGGACCTGCAGAGGGCCATGGTTTTTAACTACGACGGGCCCACCAAAGGACCGCCCTTCTTTTCACAGCCGGTGCTGGACATCGTCTACGAAAG GGAATGGCTGGACAAGGACTACCAAGAACTGGTGCGCGGTCGGGAGGCGGCCGTGGTGTCAAAGACGGGGCACGGCGCGGACATGTCCACGGCCAACGGGATCCTGACCCTCCTGAAGGCCTGGAACGGAGCCGCCGAGCCCGCCACGCAAATGTTCTCCGTGGGGATCTTGTGCACGG AGCTTTATGAGCTGGACTGCGACGCCGTCCTCTCGGCGCCGGTGTCCCTGAAGGGCGGCCGCTGGACGGCGACGCCCGGTCTGGCCCTGCCGGAGCACCTGAGAAGCCAACTCCAGCTGTCCGCCGCCCGACTTCG GGACAAGATTTCCGGCGAGAACACTGTGGCTCCGCCCACCGACGACGCCGTGGCCCCGCCCACCGACGACGTCGTGGCTCCGCCCGCCGAGGACATCGCAGCTGCTCAAAATCAAGAGATTAGCATTTAG